A single genomic interval of candidate division WOR-3 bacterium harbors:
- the dat gene encoding D-amino-acid transaminase, with protein MNQESDFCYIRSVDYPDGAILPKRVARISPDDRGFYFADGVYEVIRTYQGRLFHFHDHLTRFKNSLQAVRINLPDIDRIEQICYELLRYNNLTNADAFFYIQVTRGVSPRNLLFPSPAPTPTLYISVMPITPPIAERKDGIKVITVPDIRWHRCDIKAIGLLPSVLARQAAAEAGAQEALFVRDGIVTEGTHTNLFGVKQGTVITHPLNNHILPGVTRIVLLKLCARLQLPLRETTLTESELYQQDELFVTSTTWEVVPIVEVNTKPIGSGKPGPITRKLQEEFGKYVREIVEQSNSA; from the coding sequence ATGAACCAGGAATCAGATTTCTGTTATATCCGCTCGGTTGACTATCCGGACGGTGCGATACTGCCCAAAAGGGTTGCACGGATTTCGCCTGATGACCGGGGTTTTTACTTCGCAGACGGCGTTTATGAGGTAATCCGAACCTATCAGGGCAGACTTTTCCATTTCCACGACCATCTAACACGGTTTAAGAACAGTTTGCAGGCGGTACGGATTAATCTCCCGGATATAGACCGTATTGAGCAAATTTGCTACGAACTGCTCCGCTATAACAACCTGACTAATGCCGATGCCTTTTTTTACATACAGGTAACACGCGGTGTCAGCCCCCGCAACCTTCTTTTCCCTTCGCCCGCGCCGACGCCCACCCTATACATTTCAGTAATGCCCATCACGCCACCAATTGCCGAACGAAAAGATGGCATTAAGGTTATCACTGTCCCTGACATCCGCTGGCACCGCTGTGACATCAAGGCGATTGGACTCTTGCCCAGCGTCCTTGCCCGTCAGGCTGCGGCTGAAGCCGGTGCCCAGGAGGCGCTCTTTGTTCGCGATGGCATTGTTACTGAAGGCACCCACACCAATCTGTTTGGCGTTAAACAGGGTACGGTTATCACCCATCCCCTCAACAACCATATTCTGCCCGGTGTCACCCGGATTGTTTTATTAAAACTTTGCGCCCGACTTCAACTACCGCTTCGTGAAACAACGCTTACCGAATCCGAGCTGTACCAGCAGGACGAACTGTTTGTCACCAGCACCACCTGGGAGGTGGTACCGATAGTTGAGGTTAACACGAAACCAATCGGTTCTGGTAAACCCGGTCCGATAACGCGCAAATTACAAGAAGAGTTCGGAAAATATGTCCGGGAAATCGTCGAGCAAAGCAATTCCGCTTGA
- a CDS encoding T9SS type A sorting domain-containing protein, which produces MKTPKVLLLLTVLLVASGASQIPLPNAPDWSSIDTDYSTGGAFADIDGNGYLDFCISNGNDMAANSNSVYFNQNGILETIASWRSSDRGYFGHCYTGDIDNDGDQDFAVAYLGDYTSPSELRVRVYRNTGTGLESLPFWKAKDSVSSFDCCLGDFDLDGDLDLAISAGDAYRRQMDRVRIYRNNHGAFDTLPCWYAKLDTASDAIRFADIDNDGDLDLFVGHQRKVVMYRNNNGSFDTVPQWVVRRGIGWVLRLELGDYDQDGYLDLALAANDQLGDPNCIKVFHNNQGTLDTVAALTMQTRGTSLYSSCVAWGDVNGDGFPELAAGGWWKPVVVYLNRGGILDTLPTWSWQPSNPNNLVCEALLWTDVRNRFLVPIIERQNGDGIRKLFNLMNRPIQFLDSVKINDSIVPISAYCYDPHLAWCSFATPPPSGTENVVFYYRYSTNPDLAVTNWAQTPGNHLFLNTTPTAITQNQQPVRQNVRTISVKPNPASGPVLLTTSGPTPSTIEIYSQDGRLIEKLFIKQSSKVWYNRKLPNGVYFIKATGYAPVKFLRVESK; this is translated from the coding sequence ATGAAAACCCCAAAAGTATTACTCCTCCTCACTGTACTTCTGGTTGCTTCTGGTGCCAGCCAGATTCCCTTACCAAATGCCCCAGACTGGAGTTCCATTGACACTGACTACTCGACCGGCGGTGCCTTTGCCGATATCGACGGCAATGGCTATCTGGACTTTTGCATTTCCAATGGTAACGATATGGCAGCGAACTCCAACTCGGTCTATTTCAATCAAAATGGCATCCTGGAAACTATTGCCTCCTGGCGGTCATCAGACCGGGGCTATTTTGGCCACTGCTACACCGGTGATATTGACAACGATGGTGACCAGGACTTTGCGGTCGCTTATCTTGGCGACTATACGAGCCCGAGCGAACTCCGCGTCCGGGTTTACCGTAACACCGGCACCGGCCTTGAGTCACTTCCCTTCTGGAAGGCAAAAGACTCGGTCTCTTCGTTTGACTGCTGTCTTGGCGACTTTGACCTTGATGGTGACCTTGACCTTGCCATCAGCGCCGGTGATGCCTATCGGCGCCAGATGGACCGGGTGCGGATTTACCGCAACAATCACGGCGCATTCGACACCCTGCCCTGCTGGTACGCTAAACTGGACACCGCTTCGGATGCAATCCGCTTTGCCGATATCGACAACGACGGCGACCTTGACCTGTTCGTGGGCCACCAGCGCAAGGTGGTAATGTACCGCAACAATAATGGCTCTTTTGACACGGTTCCTCAATGGGTTGTGCGCCGGGGAATCGGCTGGGTTCTGCGTCTGGAACTCGGCGATTACGACCAGGATGGTTATCTTGACCTTGCTCTTGCCGCCAATGACCAGCTTGGCGACCCGAACTGCATCAAAGTTTTCCACAACAATCAGGGTACGCTCGATACGGTTGCCGCCCTTACGATGCAAACCCGAGGGACATCACTTTACTCCTCCTGCGTTGCCTGGGGCGATGTAAATGGCGACGGATTTCCTGAACTGGCAGCCGGTGGCTGGTGGAAACCGGTTGTGGTCTATCTCAACCGCGGTGGCATTCTTGACACACTACCAACCTGGTCCTGGCAGCCCTCTAATCCGAACAACCTTGTTTGTGAAGCGTTGCTCTGGACCGATGTGCGCAACCGCTTTCTCGTTCCCATTATTGAGCGCCAGAATGGCGATGGTATCCGAAAACTTTTTAACCTTATGAACCGACCGATTCAATTTCTCGACAGCGTGAAGATTAACGATTCAATTGTCCCGATTTCTGCATACTGTTACGACCCCCATCTCGCCTGGTGTAGTTTTGCCACACCTCCACCATCAGGAACCGAAAATGTTGTATTCTACTACCGTTACTCCACCAATCCGGACCTTGCCGTTACCAACTGGGCACAAACTCCAGGCAACCACCTTTTCTTAAACACCACACCCACGGCAATTACGCAAAATCAACAACCAGTCCGACAAAATGTTCGCACCATTTCTGTCAAACCCAATCCCGCGTCCGGACCGGTCCTGCTCACAACTTCCGGACCAACACCATCAACCATCGAAATTTATTCTCAGGACGGCAGACTAATAGAAAAACTGTTTATCAAGCAAAGTTCCAAAGTCTGGTACAATCGCAAACTGCCCAACGGTGTTTACTTCATCAAGGCTACTGGATATGCACCGGTAAAATTTTTGCGGGTCGAAAGTAAATAA
- a CDS encoding biotin--[acetyl-CoA-carboxylase] ligase translates to MASPEQIPGELLNRIARFGRLYLLETVTSTNDYAFSLAGKKEPAIIVAQKQTKGRGRFRRRWFADENSLTFSLLLFPQINQSTLSFSPAAITQIAGLALCQTIETLPLNADTHSLPKPTLRWPNDVLLDAKKVAGILCEQRNQALVLGVGVNVNQTSIPENLPEATSLFLIYHQPIDRMVLLEKFLTNLFTLLEKLQHDRKTIWDEVRSRSAIIHHRVEIKTLLRRYVGTVIDIDDEGRVILRTDSGKLALFSAGQVRQLR, encoded by the coding sequence ATGGCTTCACCCGAACAGATTCCCGGTGAACTGCTCAACCGCATCGCCCGTTTCGGCCGGCTTTACCTCCTTGAAACGGTAACATCAACCAATGATTATGCCTTCTCGCTTGCCGGAAAAAAAGAACCTGCTATCATCGTCGCTCAAAAACAGACCAAAGGCCGGGGCCGATTTCGCCGCCGCTGGTTTGCTGACGAAAACAGCCTGACCTTCTCCCTTTTACTCTTTCCCCAAATAAACCAGTCCACCCTGTCTTTTTCGCCTGCGGCAATAACCCAGATTGCGGGCTTGGCGCTCTGTCAGACCATTGAAACTCTGCCCCTCAACGCCGATACACACTCCTTACCCAAACCAACGCTCCGCTGGCCCAATGATGTCCTCCTTGACGCGAAAAAAGTTGCCGGAATCCTCTGTGAACAACGAAACCAGGCGCTGGTATTGGGCGTTGGTGTCAATGTCAATCAGACATCAATACCCGAAAACCTGCCGGAAGCGACATCCCTTTTTCTCATATACCACCAGCCCATTGACCGGATGGTACTTCTGGAAAAATTTCTCACCAACCTCTTCACCCTTCTGGAAAAATTGCAGCACGACCGGAAAACCATCTGGGATGAAGTCCGTTCCCGCTCCGCAATCATCCATCACCGGGTTGAGATTAAAACCCTGTTGCGTCGTTATGTCGGCACGGTCATTGACATTGATGATGAAGGTCGGGTTATTCTTCGCACCGACTCTGGCAAACTGGCATTGTTCAGCGCCGGTCAGGTTCGTCAACTCCGATGA
- a CDS encoding type III pantothenate kinase: MILTVLVGNFNTRIILWDKNRIKMRKIVPTNQVLDRLNRLIPDRALKGAAIASVVPKVTLNLYRVLCQHTKTLLVTTRTSTPLKIVYRRKLLGSDRLCAAVGGFLRYQQDLIIIDFGTAITFNIVHYQEKTLLGGPILPGTRIMLTALADHTARLPMVKMQPRENPIVRTTSSAIQSGVFNLILGGINRIIEQIRCRTNVRYQIIATGGEAQFFSKKCQLINKVDPELTSFGLAQIYYFNRRTK, encoded by the coding sequence ATGATTCTCACCGTCCTTGTCGGTAACTTTAACACCCGCATCATCTTATGGGATAAAAATCGTATCAAGATGCGGAAAATCGTTCCCACAAACCAGGTGTTAGACCGGCTGAATCGGCTCATCCCTGACCGTGCGCTGAAAGGCGCCGCAATCGCTTCGGTCGTGCCCAAAGTTACCCTGAATTTATATCGCGTCCTATGTCAGCACACCAAAACCTTACTGGTCACCACCCGCACCTCCACCCCCCTGAAAATTGTTTACCGCCGGAAGTTGCTCGGTAGCGACCGGCTCTGTGCTGCGGTCGGTGGCTTTCTCCGGTATCAACAGGACCTGATTATCATTGACTTCGGCACCGCTATAACCTTCAACATCGTCCACTACCAAGAAAAAACATTGCTCGGTGGTCCAATTTTGCCCGGTACCCGGATAATGCTCACCGCCCTTGCTGACCACACCGCGCGGTTGCCGATGGTTAAAATGCAGCCGCGCGAAAATCCAATTGTTAGAACTACCAGCAGCGCCATCCAGTCAGGTGTTTTTAACCTAATCCTCGGTGGCATTAACCGTATAATTGAACAAATCCGCTGCCGGACAAATGTGCGTTATCAGATTATCGCCACCGGTGGCGAAGCACAATTTTTTAGTAAAAAATGTCAACTGATTAACAAAGTTGACCCGGAACTCACCAGTTTCGGGTTGGCTCAAATATACTACTTTAACCGGAGGACAAAATGA
- a CDS encoding NYN domain-containing protein, with translation MNPTNRTGVFIDVQNVQETFERQGKEVRYDAVIRHILTTGNRERESCKFVAFVPFRRDDERRQRLIDALSFQGYRVVAKPVRERPDGTIKANMDIEITLEILSMSDWLDEIVLVTGDGDFVALVDWLSKRGKRVISIGLGRGFTSVELIRACDEYINLDEIEGAVKAQFPNKEWEQPPQGNPPPVL, from the coding sequence ATGAATCCCACTAATAGAACAGGTGTCTTTATCGATGTTCAGAATGTTCAGGAAACATTTGAAAGACAGGGTAAAGAGGTTCGTTACGATGCGGTTATCCGTCACATACTGACCACAGGAAACCGGGAACGGGAAAGTTGTAAGTTCGTCGCGTTCGTCCCATTCCGTCGTGACGATGAACGGCGCCAGCGTTTGATTGACGCCCTTTCGTTTCAGGGTTACCGGGTGGTTGCTAAACCGGTGCGCGAAAGACCGGACGGCACAATCAAAGCGAATATGGACATTGAAATCACCCTTGAGATTCTCTCAATGAGTGACTGGCTTGACGAAATTGTCCTTGTAACCGGGGATGGCGATTTTGTCGCTCTTGTCGACTGGCTCTCAAAACGGGGTAAGCGCGTTATATCAATCGGCTTGGGCAGAGGGTTCACCTCAGTTGAATTGATTCGCGCCTGTGACGAATACATTAACCTTGATGAGATTGAAGGAGCGGTGAAGGCACAATTTCCCAATAAGGAGTGGGAACAACCACCGCAGGGAAATCCACCGCCTGTATTATGA
- the tsaB gene encoding tRNA (adenosine(37)-N6)-threonylcarbamoyltransferase complex dimerization subunit type 1 TsaB, with product MGTTTAGKSTACIMNPVYLVLDTSGIRTALALVKDDKPVYETATTAPYGHNEKLLDLIKEALDQTGLTLKHITAIGLTIGPGMFTSLRVGLSVAKGLALTAKLPVKGVNTLYALAATAGEHSRPVLALIDARRAQLYAGLYYEGNALLRPTVLSPEQLPVIISQLQLTTAPLGIAGDGAPIAMPFLNKLGIAIERTGVLYPSPITVAQIARKLLDREGPDDINELEPLYLRRTDAELKRAGTG from the coding sequence GTGGGAACAACCACCGCAGGGAAATCCACCGCCTGTATTATGAATCCGGTTTATCTCGTCCTCGACACCAGTGGTATTCGTACCGCGCTGGCACTGGTAAAAGACGATAAACCGGTTTACGAAACTGCAACCACCGCACCCTATGGCCATAATGAAAAACTGCTCGATTTAATTAAAGAAGCGCTTGACCAGACCGGGCTAACATTAAAGCACATCACCGCAATCGGTCTCACCATTGGTCCTGGTATGTTCACATCCCTCCGGGTGGGATTAAGTGTCGCAAAAGGACTTGCCTTAACCGCAAAACTGCCTGTTAAAGGGGTTAATACACTTTATGCCCTTGCCGCAACTGCGGGTGAACATTCCCGACCGGTGCTGGCGTTAATTGATGCCCGGCGCGCTCAACTCTATGCCGGTTTGTACTATGAAGGCAACGCCCTTTTAAGACCGACAGTTCTCTCCCCGGAACAACTACCAGTAATCATTTCGCAACTCCAGTTGACCACCGCTCCACTCGGGATTGCCGGTGACGGCGCTCCAATTGCTATGCCATTTCTCAACAAACTCGGTATCGCTATTGAGCGTACTGGCGTCCTGTATCCGTCCCCAATTACGGTGGCGCAAATCGCCCGAAAACTCCTTGACCGGGAAGGACCAGACGATATTAACGAACTTGAACCACTTTACCTGCGCCGTACCGATGCCGAATTAAAACGGGCTGGTACCGGTTAA
- a CDS encoding T9SS type A sorting domain-containing protein — translation MKFFSAVLFLLTVLLLGTASAQLDTAWLRQFDGTARGEEIFSDMVIDRMGNVYVTGVMSTISQTADIIVQKYDSTGQLVWSATYDGRAHQDDSAAALVVDSLGQVYVCGWVIDTVMDIDWVTLKYSATGQLLWARTWRRAFNQDDAGLALGLDQLGRVIVTGYCSDSTGNIDYCTICYNGATGDTVWVRYYNRTPENDEDISYAICVDDSNNVYVTGTSYDDGTDYDIATIRYTPTGVRSWLRRKNNYPWVGDDYGMRIKFDPVTRTIIIGGIVYDDNQDYNYFTMKYSRNGDSLWARAYNRYPANNEDLLYGLTLDQAGNVFVTGTSLDDITDYDIATVSYTSAGVPRWTQRYDGATLEDEGTDIVVDSSGQVLVVGNVDTRSTVRDVGVLKYDNNGNVLYSYLWDNPESHNEDLGYRIITSRDGFIYIGGMSFNDSTSYDLLIGKFYEVQHDFALTALVVPESLWIEDSFVPLAVVKNRAINRDSCWIKLTVTPGEYRDSVWLNLTPGMVDTIEFGVFRAESSGLFRVTSWSELPEDEKRFNDTLWAEVVVWEESVAVAEPKRFYGISAVTVAPNPVRSEGTVHLTGTPLGNVNFRMYDRTGALVQKWDFVFSSDGGSGSRTLRLDVRNLPAGVYFLQVDDSGRKQVRKVIVQH, via the coding sequence ATGAAGTTTTTTTCTGCGGTGTTGTTTTTGTTAACGGTCCTGTTATTGGGGACCGCATCGGCTCAGCTCGATACCGCCTGGCTACGCCAGTTTGATGGTACGGCAAGGGGCGAAGAGATTTTTTCGGATATGGTGATTGACCGGATGGGTAATGTTTATGTAACGGGTGTAATGAGTACGATATCGCAAACCGCGGACATCATCGTCCAGAAGTACGATTCAACGGGTCAACTGGTCTGGAGCGCCACCTATGATGGCAGAGCGCATCAGGACGACTCAGCAGCGGCACTGGTTGTTGACAGTCTGGGTCAGGTTTATGTTTGCGGCTGGGTGATTGATACGGTAATGGATATCGATTGGGTGACGCTGAAATATTCTGCTACCGGTCAGTTGCTCTGGGCGAGAACCTGGCGTCGGGCGTTTAATCAGGATGATGCGGGTCTGGCACTCGGTCTGGACCAATTGGGCAGGGTGATTGTTACCGGTTACTGTTCGGATAGTACCGGTAATATCGATTACTGCACCATCTGCTACAACGGAGCAACCGGTGACACCGTCTGGGTCCGGTATTACAACCGAACCCCGGAAAATGACGAAGACATCTCCTATGCTATCTGTGTTGATGACTCTAACAATGTCTATGTTACCGGTACCAGTTACGATGACGGCACCGATTACGATATTGCGACAATCCGTTACACACCAACGGGTGTGCGCAGCTGGTTGCGAAGAAAAAATAACTATCCCTGGGTCGGCGATGATTACGGGATGAGGATTAAATTTGACCCGGTAACAAGGACAATTATCATTGGCGGGATTGTCTATGACGACAATCAGGATTACAACTATTTTACAATGAAGTACAGCCGAAATGGCGACTCGCTCTGGGCACGTGCTTACAATCGCTACCCAGCCAATAACGAAGACCTGCTTTACGGCTTGACCCTGGACCAGGCGGGCAATGTGTTTGTCACCGGGACAAGCCTTGACGATATAACCGATTACGACATCGCCACGGTGTCTTACACATCAGCCGGGGTGCCGCGCTGGACCCAGCGTTATGATGGCGCAACACTGGAAGACGAAGGAACGGATATCGTTGTTGACTCGTCAGGTCAGGTGCTGGTTGTTGGGAATGTTGATACGAGGTCTACGGTTCGCGATGTTGGGGTGCTGAAATACGATAACAACGGCAATGTGCTTTACTCTTATCTCTGGGACAATCCGGAAAGCCATAATGAAGACCTGGGCTACCGGATTATCACAAGCCGCGATGGGTTTATCTATATCGGCGGTATGAGTTTTAACGACTCAACCAGTTACGACCTGTTAATCGGCAAGTTTTATGAGGTACAGCATGACTTTGCCCTCACCGCACTGGTCGTTCCGGAGTCGCTCTGGATTGAAGATTCATTTGTACCGCTCGCGGTTGTGAAAAACCGTGCGATAAATCGGGACAGTTGCTGGATAAAACTAACTGTAACCCCGGGCGAATATCGTGATAGTGTATGGCTGAATCTTACACCTGGGATGGTTGATACCATTGAATTTGGTGTTTTCCGTGCCGAGAGCAGCGGATTATTTAGAGTCACATCATGGAGTGAGCTACCCGAAGATGAAAAAAGGTTTAACGATACCCTCTGGGCGGAAGTTGTGGTCTGGGAAGAGAGTGTGGCGGTTGCCGAACCGAAGCGGTTTTACGGGATATCAGCGGTAACGGTTGCTCCGAACCCGGTCCGTTCCGAGGGGACGGTGCATTTAACCGGAACACCGCTGGGAAATGTCAATTTTCGGATGTACGACCGGACCGGTGCGCTGGTACAGAAATGGGACTTCGTGTTCAGCAGTGATGGTGGTAGTGGGTCAAGAACATTGAGACTGGATGTTCGTAATTTGCCCGCCGGAGTATACTTCCTTCAGGTGGACGACTCTGGACGCAAGCAGGTAAGGAAGGTTATTGTCCAGCATTAA
- a CDS encoding T9SS type A sorting domain-containing protein, whose product MGGDSMYSYKLLLVSTDLGTTWSHTGNGLTGTVYCLAAAPSTPGLFFAGTSQGLFFSTDHGNNWTRTGTFTYVKAICVHPENESILYAGTNNGIYLTTNGGTVWQQINEGLLNLNVVALAFHTGENPTVFAGTSGAGIFATSPPTGLVQQHPAALNVLKLTPNPSRGFVRLIGLTRTDNEICCLIYDRTGRLLLSTTPQPEVDNNSWHIDLHHLPSGTYFLGIKDSHQTVFQPLIISK is encoded by the coding sequence ATGGGCGGCGACTCAATGTACTCCTACAAACTCCTTCTGGTAAGTACTGACCTGGGTACTACCTGGAGTCACACCGGAAACGGCTTAACCGGCACGGTTTACTGCCTCGCTGCTGCACCATCCACCCCTGGGCTGTTCTTTGCCGGCACCAGTCAGGGGCTGTTTTTCTCTACCGACCACGGTAACAACTGGACTCGCACGGGCACCTTCACCTATGTCAAAGCGATTTGCGTCCATCCGGAAAATGAAAGCATTCTCTATGCCGGCACAAACAACGGCATTTATCTCACAACAAACGGTGGCACGGTCTGGCAGCAGATTAACGAAGGGTTACTCAACCTCAATGTCGTTGCGCTCGCTTTCCACACCGGTGAAAACCCCACGGTTTTTGCCGGTACCAGCGGCGCCGGAATTTTTGCCACTTCACCACCTACCGGTCTTGTTCAACAACACCCAGCAGCATTAAATGTGCTTAAACTGACACCCAACCCTTCTCGCGGGTTTGTTAGGTTAATTGGATTAACCCGGACTGATAACGAAATTTGCTGTTTAATCTATGACCGCACCGGCCGACTCCTGCTTTCGACAACACCACAACCGGAAGTGGATAATAACAGCTGGCATATCGATTTGCACCACTTACCGTCGGGCACTTATTTCCTCGGTATTAAAGATAGTCATCAAACGGTGTTCCAGCCATTAATAATATCAAAATAG
- a CDS encoding tyrosine recombinase XerC — translation MALTEHYERHLTNFLNYLEKERRFSPHTVRSYEVDLRQFFDFCTEQLGAKAVQQITRSDIRDFLGAVLRYGYTGKSAVRKLSSLKSFFRYLVSNGDIIQNPARGIKGPPVEKQLPPLITQLQIAQVLNSIDDSPRTLRTAAILETIYGSGLRASELVGLNRTDIDFEHNTIRIRGKGGKERLLPLGSKEKVALQKYLSVRGYPDAEPLFLNNQGKRLTTRSVQNIVRQALSQIAGITATNPHALRHAFATHLLERGADLRAVQELLGHSSLSSTQVYTHLTIERLRKIYDKAHPRSGAKK, via the coding sequence GTGGCATTAACAGAACATTACGAGCGTCATTTAACAAACTTTCTTAACTACTTAGAAAAAGAACGCCGCTTCTCGCCCCATACGGTCCGCTCGTACGAAGTGGACCTCCGCCAGTTTTTCGACTTCTGTACTGAACAACTTGGGGCAAAAGCAGTTCAACAAATAACCCGTTCTGACATTCGGGACTTCTTAGGCGCGGTTCTCCGCTACGGCTACACCGGTAAGAGTGCTGTCCGGAAACTGTCCAGCCTTAAATCATTCTTTCGCTATCTCGTCTCTAACGGAGATATTATTCAGAACCCTGCCCGTGGCATAAAAGGACCACCGGTCGAAAAGCAGCTTCCTCCCCTTATCACTCAGCTGCAAATCGCCCAGGTTCTGAACAGTATAGACGATTCGCCCCGGACCCTACGCACCGCTGCCATTCTTGAAACAATCTACGGCTCAGGTTTACGCGCTTCAGAACTCGTTGGGCTCAACCGTACCGACATTGACTTTGAACACAACACAATCCGGATTCGGGGTAAAGGTGGTAAAGAACGACTCCTGCCTCTGGGTAGTAAGGAAAAGGTGGCGTTGCAAAAGTACCTTTCGGTACGAGGCTATCCGGACGCAGAACCGCTATTCCTCAACAACCAGGGTAAAAGGCTCACCACCCGTTCAGTTCAAAACATCGTACGGCAGGCTTTAAGCCAGATTGCTGGCATCACCGCCACTAATCCTCATGCTCTCAGACATGCCTTCGCCACCCATCTTTTAGAACGCGGTGCCGACCTGCGTGCAGTTCAGGAACTCCTTGGTCACTCTTCGCTATCGTCAACGCAAGTTTACACCCATCTTACCATTGAGCGGTTACGCAAGATTTATGACAAAGCCCACCCGCGTTCCGGTGCTAAGAAGTAG
- a CDS encoding glycosyltransferase, translated as MSNIRLLRRLVSYQPVSWHPRVSILIPARNESETIGRCIASLLAQDYSDFEVLVLDDHSEDGTGRVLAEFADPRLRVLNGKPLPDGWTGKTWACQQLADAATGELLLFTDADTVFRADTVTQTVYAMAQTGADLITALIRNYVPTLGEKTTVPFLFWSIISILPLGIAYRWRTSQALVAANGKFMLFRKLSYQLIGGHKEVRTEAAEDIALARRIKKAGMRWRMIDASDCVSTRMYEGLISELKGFSKNFFAIFDYRLIPALFVWCWMLLITWHPLLEVGIGVSRADFNGQFYAAVVTVLLAVIIWTIVALKTKLPSKIILFYPLTMTIASGLGFASILLTILGKTSWKGRMLPRCRVKIL; from the coding sequence TTGAGTAATATACGACTATTGCGTCGGCTGGTTAGTTATCAACCAGTTTCGTGGCATCCCCGGGTATCAATCCTGATACCGGCCCGCAACGAGTCAGAGACGATTGGTCGATGCATAGCTTCATTGTTGGCGCAAGATTACAGTGATTTTGAGGTTTTGGTTTTAGATGACCACTCCGAAGACGGAACCGGTCGGGTCCTTGCTGAGTTTGCTGACCCGAGGTTAAGGGTCCTTAATGGTAAACCGTTACCCGATGGTTGGACCGGTAAAACCTGGGCATGTCAGCAACTGGCAGATGCTGCAACCGGAGAGTTACTACTATTTACCGATGCAGATACGGTTTTTCGGGCTGATACAGTAACCCAGACTGTATATGCGATGGCGCAGACCGGGGCGGATTTGATAACCGCGCTAATCCGTAATTATGTTCCAACGCTGGGCGAGAAGACAACGGTGCCGTTTCTTTTCTGGTCGATAATATCAATCTTGCCTCTGGGGATAGCTTATCGATGGCGAACTTCTCAGGCATTAGTGGCTGCGAACGGGAAGTTTATGTTGTTTCGGAAACTTTCCTACCAGTTGATTGGCGGACACAAAGAGGTGAGAACGGAAGCGGCCGAAGATATAGCACTGGCACGTCGAATCAAAAAAGCAGGAATGAGATGGCGAATGATAGATGCCAGCGACTGCGTTTCAACTCGAATGTACGAAGGGTTGATTTCAGAATTGAAGGGTTTTAGCAAGAACTTTTTTGCGATTTTTGATTATCGTTTGATACCGGCGCTGTTTGTCTGGTGCTGGATGTTATTGATAACCTGGCATCCACTGTTGGAAGTTGGGATTGGAGTGAGCAGGGCGGATTTTAATGGTCAATTCTACGCCGCAGTTGTCACGGTATTACTTGCCGTAATAATCTGGACAATTGTAGCGTTGAAAACAAAATTACCCAGTAAGATTATTTTATTTTATCCGCTGACCATGACTATTGCCAGCGGTTTGGGGTTTGCTTCGATTTTATTAACAATTTTGGGAAAAACTTCCTGGAAAGGCCGGATGTTACCCCGGTGCCGGGTAAAAATTTTATAA